Proteins encoded by one window of Tunturibacter psychrotolerans:
- a CDS encoding tetratricopeptide repeat protein, whose translation MQARQLVAWERAGLISPNNDYSFDALGQLRRLRDLQATTRISAKSIRASVDAMQRFGGVRNPLLEASFVRRGSRLSFRHGGALMDPLTQQLAFDFETAPARQLRVVGAGDIALRQAAEVQEMFLRAVQLEENPATIQEAAEIYDAILVLRPQHAPALINLGTIHYNLRRFENAEGLYRRATLADPEYALAFFDLGNVLDEMQRLAEATTAYQKAVALVPQYADAHYNLALAYERQGQRRRALRHWLAYVRLDPIGPWANHAKEQARKILNTEKLSIVSRRGRSVKIAG comes from the coding sequence GTTAGTGGCGTGGGAGCGAGCGGGATTGATCTCTCCCAACAACGACTACTCTTTTGACGCTCTGGGCCAGTTGCGCAGGCTGCGCGATCTGCAAGCTACGACGCGCATCTCGGCGAAAAGTATTCGCGCGTCGGTCGATGCGATGCAGCGATTCGGAGGGGTACGAAACCCACTGCTCGAAGCGAGCTTTGTGCGTCGTGGATCGCGTCTTAGCTTTCGGCACGGCGGCGCGTTGATGGATCCGCTTACGCAGCAGCTTGCTTTCGACTTTGAGACTGCGCCGGCTCGTCAGCTTCGTGTAGTGGGGGCGGGGGATATTGCTCTACGGCAGGCCGCTGAGGTGCAGGAGATGTTCTTGCGGGCGGTGCAGCTGGAGGAAAATCCGGCCACGATCCAAGAGGCGGCTGAGATCTATGACGCGATTCTGGTGCTGCGACCGCAGCATGCGCCGGCGTTGATCAACCTTGGGACGATTCACTACAACCTTCGCCGATTTGAAAATGCCGAAGGGCTCTATCGGCGCGCTACCTTGGCCGATCCGGAGTATGCGCTGGCGTTCTTCGATCTGGGCAATGTGCTGGACGAGATGCAGCGACTGGCCGAGGCGACAACGGCTTATCAGAAGGCTGTCGCACTGGTGCCGCAGTACGCCGACGCGCACTACAATCTGGCACTAGCGTACGAGCGGCAGGGACAGCGTCGAAGAGCGTTGCGGCATTGGCTGGCCTATGTGCGGCTCGATCCGATTGGGCCGTGGGCCAATCACGCGAAAGAACAGGCTCGTAAGATTTTGAACACCGAGAAGCTTTCGATTGTTAGCCGCCGTGGGCGCTCAGTAAAAATTGCCGGGTAG